Proteins encoded in a region of the Roseateles sp. SL47 genome:
- the fur gene encoding ferric iron uptake transcriptional regulator, with translation MNRSDEIKNSGLKATLPRIKILEIFQKAQQRHMTAEDVYKALLDERADIGLATVYRVLTQFEQAGLLSRNHFESGKSVFELNEGHHHDHLVCLTCGRVEEFYDPQIEERQRAIAEERGFALQEHSLALYASCVKTDCPHKNNR, from the coding sequence ATGAACAGGTCAGACGAAATCAAGAACAGCGGGCTCAAGGCCACGCTTCCCCGCATCAAGATCCTCGAGATCTTTCAGAAGGCGCAGCAGCGCCACATGACGGCGGAGGATGTTTACAAAGCTTTGCTCGATGAGCGGGCGGACATTGGCCTGGCCACGGTCTATCGCGTGCTCACCCAGTTTGAGCAGGCCGGGCTGCTGTCACGCAACCATTTCGAATCCGGCAAGTCGGTCTTCGAACTCAACGAGGGGCATCACCATGACCACCTCGTCTGCCTGACTTGCGGCCGGGTGGAAGAGTTCTACGACCCACAGATTGAAGAACGTCAACGTGCCATTGCCGAAGAGCGGGGTTTTGCGCTGCAGGAGCACTCCCTGGCCTTGTACGCGTCTTGCGTGAAGACGGATTGCCCGCACAAGAACAACCGTTGA